The DNA window TGAATCCACCTTAAAACAACCCGTTTTCTGTCTTGACAATGGGTAGGGGTTTAATTGACCGAGGAGAAACTGGGCCGCTTTTACCGTCGGGAAGATGGCCTGGACATGAAGATTGACCGCTGCCTGATCGATGCCAACTGGGGCCAAAGCACCGATGTGGTTTATCAGTTCTGCCGGCAGTCGAAATTTGCCGGGATTGTCCTGCCCAGCCACGGAAAATATGTCGGCGCCTCATCGATCCCATTTTCTGAATACAAACGCAAAAAAGGAGACCGCGTGGGGCTGCATTGGCGGATTCCCAATACAGCTAGTAAACACGCCGTTCGCCATGTCTTAATCGACACCAACTACTGGAAGAGCTTTGTGCACGGGCGCCTGGCGGTAGCGATGGGTGATCCGGGAGCATTATCACTATTCGGCAGGGACGAAACTACCCATCGTCTGCTGGCCGAGCATCTGACAGCTGAATACCGCATCCAGACAGCGGCACGGGACCGAGTGGTGGATGAATGGAAACTGAAGGCCATCCGGCCCGACAACCACTGGCTGGACTGCTTGGTAGGCTGCGGGGTAGCCGCGTCAATGGAAGGCGCTAAATTGTTTGGAACGGAGGCCGACCGGGAAAATCGGCCTGCGAAGATTCGACTCTCCCAGATCCAGAAAAGCAGGCAACTATGCAGGACGTAAAAACGAAAACGCTGAAAGGATTTGTTTGTCGGGCATGCGGCGGGCGAAAGTTCAAGGTCATCTATACCCGGGCCGGTCACTACACCCGGAATCTCCACACCAAGGCCCGGGATGTCATTGCCAAGCTGGAGGGCATGAAGCTGTCCAGGGCCGCCGAGACGGTGCGGGAGGGCGTGGAAGAGACGCTGACGTACTTCGGCTTCCCGCGGGAGCATCACCGGCACATCTACACGAACAACCCGCTGGAAACGATCAACAAGCAGATCCGCCGGCGGACGCGGGTGGTCGGATGCTTCCCGGACGGTCACAGTGCCCTGATGCTGGCAGCGGCCCGGCTGTGGCATATCGCCGGAACGCAATGGGGTCTCAAGCGGTATATGAACATGGACCGACTCAAGGAAATGAAACGACAGCAGCAGGAAAAACAGGAGGTCATGGCCGGATAGACCGATAACTGTTGCCACCCCCGGCGGTGGCAGGCAAGGCAAGAGAAATGATCAAGGAAAGAACTATCAGAAAAAGTGCGAAAGATTCTTGACAGTCCCGGCATTAGGCCCGCCGGACGGCCAATTATTATTGTTTGGATAAGACTTGGACAGCAGAAAATGGAGAAACGAAAAAAAGACGGCAACCTGAATTTAAATAATGGAAAAAGTTGTCCGAAACAGACGTTTCGGCAAAGAATTTACAGAGATAATCTACGATTACAGATTATCTTGGACAGCAATGGTTCAGTGTATATTTAAATAATGTAATGCTAATCGATGGTATCTCATATATATCAGGAAGAGAATCTACGACTTGTTTTTGAATTAGAATCACCGGTTCTTTCCCGGGTTCATTAAAGTCTTTCCTGCCTTTCCCGGAAATTACATACGACTCCATCTTGTCATAAATACTGAATGGGTGAATGTCTATTTTAAGTTTTTGCCGATATTCTGTTGGATTCACTATTCCAACAGTAAGAAAACGTTTATCCCCAGACAACGAGGCAAAAACATCCAAAGGAGCATCAATTCCCTCCACCCGAATCGGAAGAGTTCCCATGTGTTCCCGATATAATTTTAGAACTAGACCTGGTACATCAAATATCGCACCGGTTTTCGATGTTTTTATAGCTCCGAGTGCATTGACTGCCTGGGCATAATGTGCTATTGGAATCAAATCGCTATTCCGAAAGATCCCGTGCAAACCAAGAGCGATGCCAGGTGCATCCTCCAGAAAATATTGGGTCCCTATCTCTCCGTATCTTCTGTTTTCTTTCCAATATCCCCATTCATCTAAGATAAGGAAAATTTTTTTATCCTTCAGGGATGGAAGATTCACTTGGTATTCTCGATAGGTATCTGTGATATAACGAACCACCGCAGCAATCGAGTTTGCATGA is part of the Anaerohalosphaeraceae bacterium genome and encodes:
- a CDS encoding transposase, yielding MQDVKTKTLKGFVCRACGGRKFKVIYTRAGHYTRNLHTKARDVIAKLEGMKLSRAAETVREGVEETLTYFGFPREHHRHIYTNNPLETINKQIRRRTRVVGCFPDGHSALMLAAARLWHIAGTQWGLKRYMNMDRLKEMKRQQQEKQEVMAG
- a CDS encoding terminase gpA endonuclease subunit; this translates as MTEEKLGRFYRREDGLDMKIDRCLIDANWGQSTDVVYQFCRQSKFAGIVLPSHGKYVGASSIPFSEYKRKKGDRVGLHWRIPNTASKHAVRHVLIDTNYWKSFVHGRLAVAMGDPGALSLFGRDETTHRLLAEHLTAEYRIQTAARDRVVDEWKLKAIRPDNHWLDCLVGCGVAASMEGAKLFGTEADRENRPAKIRLSQIQKSRQLCRT